ACCGTCTCTGCCTCAGAGGTTCAGATTTTGCTCAGATGCTTAATTCGTTACCCTAGTTAATTATGTAGACCAGTGCTTTAAATCCTGGTTGATGTCAAACTTACATGCTCAAAATGTAAATGTTTGGGCCCTACCCCAGGAAGTTTTGAATTAGGAGGACTGGGATGAGGCTTGGACCTCTTTATCTTAAATAAATTCTCAGGTAATTCTGATGCACAGTCAGGTGTGGGAGCACAATTGACCTGCATAGACATCTCAGCCACATTTGGAGAAGGGACTCAGGTGGGTCCCTTcatgtccccttctcccctttcttGTCACCACCAGCACCTCCTCCCCACTGGCTTGAAAGTGCTCTTCCCAAATGTAGGTCTGTGTGGCCTAGCAGAGAGTCAGTGACACTCAGGGTCCCATGAAGCCTGCCTTTCCAGAGGCCTGGGAAGCCAGCACAGAGCTGGGAAGCAGGATGCCAGGGTTTCTGCTGTGGATTTGCCCCCTTGGGACTCACTGGTGGCCCAGGGCCAGCAGGTTTCCAAGCCTCAGTTGCCCATTGTCCATCACTAGATAGTTAGGGAAAGCAGAGTGGCCTGTCTGCTTCCTCAGGAGTGTGTCCTTGGTGCTTGAATGCCAGAGAGCATGAGGAGGCCTGGgtggagaaaggggaggaggtGAAAGAATCCTTTATAACTGTGCTTTCCCACTGACATCGCCTTTGATGCTCACAGAGATAGGGAATAAAAACCAGCATCTGCCTGgggcttgggggcttccctggtggctcagtgataaagaatttgcctgccaatgcaggagaggacccctggagaaggaaatggaaacctactccagtattcttacctggacagaggagtatcatggtggactacagttcaaaggctttcaaagagagtcagacatgacttagcaaataaacaataacaacaacctgGGGCCTATAACATCCTCTGTTATCTGTCCTTGGTCTTTGCTTTAATGTTATCTAACCCTCCCTCCTTTCTGGCCTTCTTGCTGTTCCCTGAGTGCTCCAGGCTTGTTTCCACCTCAAAGTCTTTGCCCGAGTTGCTCTGCTTAGAATACTTCAGCAGTGGATCATCACAAAGCTGGTTCCTTCTGTTATTCAAGCATCAGCTTCCAGGTCACAGGCTCAGAAAGACCTTTGCTAATCAGTCACCAAATCTAAAGTGTTGTTCCGAGCACTGGGACATAGCATCCTAGAGTATACcattaaaatttaactttcatCTTAGTATTTGTCATCATAggatctattttcctttttaatttatttaatgtgtTGCCTGTCTCCCCCTACTGTAGAATGTGAGCTCCATAATAGCACATCCTTGgctgtcttgttttttgctgTCTCTTAGTGCCTGAAAAGTGTTCGGTGATTGTGGAATAAATGAGTTAATGATACTGCCCCAGAATGAATTGtgattcctttttctattttttaaatatttttaatttatttttggctctgctgggttcGTTGTTGTGCAGACTTCTTACtgcgggcttctcttgttgaggagcacaggctctatgcacccagacttcagtagttgcaactcccaggctctagagcataggctcaagagttgtggctcttgggcttagttgctttgtggcacgtgggatcttcctgaaccagggattgaactcacatctcctgcgttggcaggcagattctttaccactgagtcaccagggaagcccctcctttttctatttttgaaaattaatttatttattggctgagCTGGATctttgctgtgcgtgggctttctctgattgtgatgagtggaggctactctcttgTTGCGTAGCATAGGCTCTAGCcgcaagcttcagtagttggggctcgtgggctcaataattgtggcacacaggcttagttgctctgcaacatgtgggatcttctgggaccagggaccgaacttgtgtcccttgcgttggcaggtggattcttaaccactggaccaccaggtaagtccgtgatttctttttcagattagaGGACACTCAAAGTTCTGAGAGAAGTGACTGTCCCCAAACCATTCCAGGCCTTTTGAATTCTTTCTCCAGGTCCTTCCTGTAAAAAGTGAATGACATACAAACGTAGCTGGGGTGAGGCTCACAGGTGTGATGAAAACTTGGAGTTGCCCCGTGAATGGGCTACGACTGATGTGAGGGTGAGAGGGCGGAAGGACAGAGCCTGTGAGAGGCAGGCTGAGACAGGAGAGCAGGGTGTGGCCCTGgcaggggccgggggaggggtgACCTGGCTGCGTGTCAGGAAGtgttccccccaccctcccctggggAGAGCCCTAACCCTGAGGCAGTTTTGTTGTGGGGAAGCAGGTTGTCAGGCAGCTGTTGAAGGAGAACAAAGGTGTGGCCTGGGTGGTGACTGTCTACTGAGGTCCTAGGCCCGATACTGATCACCCAAAGGAACAATCCCACAGTGGCGCTTGGCCAAATAGGTGATAGGTAAGCTTCCTCCTAAAACCAGCCCAACCACACATGAAGCCTCAGACttgtggggaagggagagaaaagaagtcTCTAAGGAAATGGAATGGTCAATGTAGAATgcttagtaataataatgataataatatggCACATTTACTAGAACATGTCTGTTCCCTTGATCAATCTTCAAGAAGCTCTCTATAAAGTaggcattattatttttgttattcccATTTGAGAGAcgtggaaactgagactcagtgaGATTAAAcatcttgtccaaggtcacacagtaagaaGCCAAGTCAGGATTCCAGCTAAGGTCTATAGTGATTCCAGGGCACTGTGGAAACCTAAACCTGGGGGTAGTTGCTAGGGGCAAGTTAAGAAGCCAGAGCCCCATGGACTCCTGCAGAAttatggatggggagggagagtggAACAGGCTGTGTATAAATAGCAGGCCTGTTTTTATCCCTACACATGGGCTGAAGCAGGCAAGCAGCTCTATCTGGCACAATTTGAGGGCTCTGAATGCCAACCCAGCCTTGTGTCATACAACTCCCGCCCCAGCATGTCCCTGGGAGCTGAAATGCCTACTGAGAGTTATTTCTTTGGGTCAGGACATTGACTCCAGAGGATTTCTGTAAAAATACATAGATTGTTAGAGAAACACATCAATCTCCTGGCACCTGTTGAAGGTGGCAACCTAGGCCAGCCAGCTGGGTCCTGTGGGAGGGGGCTCAGCTTTTCTGTTGAAGAAGATGGcgttcaaagacaaagaaaagtatGAGGCTTGTTTCACAGCCTGTGTTTCTTCAATCCCAGAAGCCTGGGAATTATAATCCAGAGTTCAAAAATCCTAATGGAGACTATGTCATCTGGGACAAAGATGGAAAGAAGCCACTCCAGTGGATGGAAGAATACTAACTTCCTTTGCTTTTGCTGGGTTGATACCAGATGCCTGCAGCTGCACTTGCTGGCAttcatgtgtttaatttttaaatgataaatgaattaattattatttactcCTTGATTTGTGGGTAGGCAAAGAAGCAGGTTTCTGAAACTCAGAAGAAGACATGGGCGGAGATCTCTGGTTTAGAGTACGGATAACCGAAGAGACCAGGcctggaagagaagaaaaaacgaGGGGTGTCCAAGGGCGAAGCGCAGCTCAGCGGTCACAAGGTTGCAGCGGCGGACCAGCATTTGGGGAAAGGTAGGAACTGGTCCCCGCCACCTGCCGGTCAGCAGCCCTACCCACAGTCAAGCCGCGGCTGCACTGGCCTAGTCCCAAAATATGTGAGCGCCGCCCCTTTCTCCCGCCCCCTTTCCCCGCCGCGCCCGCGGGGTCGGGGGCTGAGCGGTCGGCGCCTGGAGCCCGGCCGGCATCCCAGagcgggaggcgggagggggccgcggggggcggggcggagccTCGGCGCCTCCCGAAGCCTTATTCCAGGCTGCACGCCGAGGAGTGCTCAGTCGACCCAGGGAGCTGCGCGCGGCAAGCAGCTGGCTCTCTTGCTTGAGGCACTAGGGCTCGGGCGGTCGGACAGACGGAGTGAATAGAGAGACGCCCAGCGGCCGCGAGCTCCGCGCAAATCCCAGGCAGGCTTGCACCCAGAGGCCGGCAGCCGACCGTGCCCGCCGGGATCTCCAGAGCTTCTCCCGCCCGTCTCCCGTGCCAGCGTCCGGTGGTCGCCGCCCCCCAAAGTGATTGCTGCCTCGCCTCCGCCGAGTCCGGGACCATGAAGCTGCTGCCGTCGGTGGTGCTGAAGCTCTTTCTTGCTGCAGGTAAGCGGGCTGCCGCCGCTCCCGGAGGTCTGGGGGGATGGGGACTCTGCTGGGGGCACGGGGGAAGATCGCTGCAGCGTCCCCGGCGCGAGCCACTTGGTGGGGCCCGTGCTCCCTGGCTTGCGGGAGCCGGCCGCGGTGCATGGCGACTGGGGTCTGGGCTGGGGGTCTGAGGCGGCCTCGCCCCTTACCCGCAGTGCTTTCGGCGTTGGTGACTGGCGAGAGCCTGGAGCGGCTTCGGAGAGGCCTGGCTGCTGGAACCAGCAATCTGGACACCCCTACTCAATCTACGGACCAGCTGCTGCCCGCGGGAGGTGGCCAAGGCCGGGAAGTCCTGGACTTGGAAGAGGCAAACCTGGACCTTTTCAGAGGTGCGTGTGGGGGCTGCCCATCTTCGGACCCTGGTGGTCAGTTGAAGTATCATAGGATCTGGCATTTATGCCGATTGGGCACAGTTGTGGTTTGGAGCTTTTCAAGAGAGGACTTCAAGGAAAAGCCTCTTGGCCTGACAAGCTCCCTGGGGGATCCTAGAACGTAGGTCCTGTTATCTTTTTTGTCCTCGGGTCTCACATGCCACATTGCTGCCCTTCTGCATACTTGGGGGCAAATTGAGACAGGCAAGGTGCTTGGGTTTTGTGTGTTCTTCTCTGAGGTAAGCTAGGTGACAGGAACAAGGACTGGTTGAGATGCTTTCCCTAGAGTTTCTATATAAAAATGTGTACAAGATCTAATTTCCACATTAATtgactattatgtataaaatcaCAGATGTGGAGGTGCTAGGCACATACCAGGTGTGCAGGATTAGTCTCCTGCATCCACCTGTCTCCaggttggggaaacagtggggaaTGAGGAACACTTGGTCCTGCCAGGTGAGGCCGGCACCTCTTGGGGAGGCTGTGAATGGCGAGCACTGGGACCCTAGAGAGCTGTTTTGATATGCTGGGTGTCCACAAATCCTTCACAAGCCTGGATACTTCCTGACCACTTGGAGGCCCTGAGAGGGGCTCCAGAGGAGGAAGGGCCAGGTGGGATCCTTCAACCAGCAAAGGTGCTGTGGCCAAGTACATACAAGTGCAGGGCAGAGTCCAGAGCCTCCAGTATTGCCTGTTTCCCTGCCCCCAGTCACCTGCAGAGATTCTTGAGGGTGGAGCAGGGACTGAGCCCTGGAGCCCCGGAATGACTATATTTGGTTGGAAAGATACCCACCTGTTCTAACTCTGCCTGCTTCTCTGCCACTCTTcttcttccttacccagggattacCTTAGGTGCTGTCCACTCCAAAGCTGAGGCTGGGCTCTCACCTTCCATCCTTTCACAGTAGCCCTCCAGGGGGCGGGGATCACCCCTGGCCTGAACAACCTGGATTCTCCTGGCCCTCTCCTAGGAAGGGCAGAGCTAGGCTGTGACTCACTCTCCACCCACACAGCTGCTCCTCATACCTCGCAGACCTGACTCACTGCTCCCTCTCCCCAGCAGGAGCCTGACTGTCACCCtgtcactctctccctcccttttctgATTGGCTCGTTTCTCCTGCCTCAGTTTCACCACAACTGTTGTCACTAATTTCCTCTGAGCATCTGCTTCTTCTGAGTTCTGAAGGGGCCTGGGTCTGCACGGTAGGAACAGGGGACTATGGGACTATTGGCAcctgtctcttctcttttctcaggtTTGCTGGGCAAAGACTATTTTTCAAGTCTAGGGATCCTGTCACCTGAAATAAGTAACTGTTACCATTTACTAAGTGTCTTCTGTGTTCTAGTCACTTAACATGTTATTGTGAATTAATTAATCCTGCTGCAACCCTCTGAAATAGGAACGCCTGTTCACTTTTTACCAAGAACCTCAGGGTTCAGAGAGATTAAGggacttgcccaggatcacatgGCTGTAATTCGAGCACCATTCTGCTGACTTCAGAGCCCATTCATTGTCTGGTTCCTGGCTCAGCATCCCAAGTGCTCTGGGCTTGTCTGGAGGAGGACACTGCTGGGGTGTATGAGGCAGCTTAGTGTGTTGGGGAAGAGCACTGGATATGGAGTCCAGAGACCACATTTCAGATCCCAACCTGCATGACCTTGGTCAAGTCAGTACCTTTTGGGACCTCAggtttttcatctgaaaatggaAAGCCATATATTTTGAAGTAAGTTCTACTTTCAGAATCCTAAGCCTTCAATCTAATAATGTATGATGCTCACCCTTCTGCCAGACATGTGCCTATAGCCATAGACAGCAGGCACCTTTTCTTCTGCTGGGACAGGGAAGGGAAGACTGGCGTCAGACCCCTGGGCTGATGGGTATAGCCCAAGGTCAGTCCCAGCTGGATGTCTGTGTGagattgtttttctcctttgaagcATGGAAAGAATGGAGAGAGCCATCATTGTTCTAGTTCCTTTTGATAGTTCTTTGCTCTCCGTCTTTCTGCCTCTTGGGCACCCCATCCTAGAAAGCAATAAACAGGACATCTGGGGATAAATGTAAATGGGCCTTCGAGAAGTAGTGAACTGCAAAGAGCACCGAGCAGGGTAAATATTTACCCGAGCAGGGTAAATATGTCAAAAAAGCAAGGCTCTTTGAAATtagcacaatattataaatcaattatagatcaataatattttttttaattaaaattaaaaaaattttttttaagttaagaagCAAGTGTCTGACCAAGGATGGCCTGCTTGCTGTCCCTGAGCTGGGTTCTGGTCTGGGCTTATGGTACCCTGGTGCTACAGGGTACCCCAGAGGGTACCGCCtgggcattattattattttagaaaccTCTTTCCTCTAAAATACCCTCCAAGTGCCTTCTCCAGAAGCAGTTTTTATCTCTGACACTGTCTTCCTGTAAGTGGGTCACTGAGTGCAACATCAGGAAATGAGGCTAATTTAAGGCCAAAATAGAACCAAGTGGGTATGGGGGAGTAGGAGCTGAGTATAGACAGGGGTAGGAGTGAGGTCGGTAGAATTGCCCAATCAGCTGCAATTACTCTACTGAAGCTAGCATTCTTAGAATGAGATTCTTAAAATGAGGTTGTGAAATACCTTCGTTGGGACCCCCCACCAGCCTCTACTTCCTCTACCACTTTTGGGTGGTCTGCCCAGACTGACTTTAGGTAGAATCAAAGTGTCCTTCCAAACACTGtgctgttctgatttttttttcccttgagggaGTCAAAGACTTAACAGGGTACTTTTCTACTGCAGCTGCTTTCTCCTCCAAGCCACAAGCTCTGGCCACACCAAGCAAGGAGGAGcgtgggaaaagaaagaagaaaggcaagGGGTTAGGGAAGAAGAGAA
The DNA window shown above is from Bos indicus x Bos taurus breed Angus x Brahman F1 hybrid chromosome 7, Bos_hybrid_MaternalHap_v2.0, whole genome shotgun sequence and carries:
- the HBEGF gene encoding proheparin-binding EGF-like growth factor, with protein sequence MKLLPSVVLKLFLAAVLSALVTGESLERLRRGLAAGTSNLDTPTQSTDQLLPAGGGQGREVLDLEEANLDLFRAAFSSKPQALATPSKEERGKRKKKGKGLGKKRNPCLRRYKDFCIHGECKYVKELRVPTCICHPGYHGERCHGLSLPVKNRLYTYDHTTILVVVAVVLSSVCLLVIMGLLMFWYHRRGGYDVENEEKVKLGMTTSH